The Streptomyces sp. NBC_00344 genome includes a window with the following:
- a CDS encoding DUF4440 domain-containing protein: protein MSKIEIDVATAEFFDAFDNRGGKAADVARIRRLVLPSGVIVKTGPEFEVYTVDAFIEPRQRLLTDGRLVEFSEWEISEQTEIAGDIASRFGEYRKSGILDGEPFEGGGTKTIQFVRTPEGWRIAAFAWYDQP from the coding sequence ATGTCGAAGATCGAGATAGACGTGGCGACCGCCGAGTTCTTCGATGCCTTTGACAACCGGGGTGGCAAGGCTGCCGACGTTGCCCGGATCCGCCGGCTGGTCCTTCCGAGTGGGGTGATCGTCAAGACCGGCCCGGAATTCGAGGTCTACACCGTGGACGCGTTCATCGAGCCTCGCCAGCGGCTGCTGACCGACGGTCGGCTGGTCGAGTTCTCCGAGTGGGAGATTTCCGAACAAACAGAGATCGCAGGCGATATCGCGTCGCGGTTCGGCGAGTACCGCAAGTCCGGGATCTTGGATGGCGAGCCGTTCGAGGGGGGCGGGACCAAGACCATCCAGTTCGTCCGCACTCCGGAGGGCTGGCGTATCGCAGCGTTTGCCTGGTACGACCAGCCGTGA
- a CDS encoding GNAT family N-acetyltransferase: protein MFAISLGDGAELRPLEPWQAQEFLAHMDRGRDFVGVHMELPDLAADLDSARGYLQLYADKAASDTGRLYGIWLDGTLVGGVSFPKFDAAAGICEAGCWLEPAATGQGLVGRAARLLIDWAFNERGIHRVQWLVSPKNIPSIKVAKRLGMTREGVLRETYLYRGVRHDAEVWSVLAREWQAVGS, encoded by the coding sequence ATGTTCGCGATCTCCCTGGGGGACGGGGCCGAGCTGCGGCCACTGGAGCCGTGGCAGGCCCAGGAGTTCCTCGCGCATATGGACCGGGGCCGGGACTTCGTCGGCGTGCACATGGAGCTGCCCGACCTCGCCGCCGACCTCGACTCGGCCCGCGGCTATCTCCAGCTCTACGCCGACAAGGCGGCCTCGGACACCGGCCGACTGTATGGTATCTGGCTCGACGGCACCCTCGTGGGCGGCGTCTCCTTCCCGAAATTCGACGCCGCCGCCGGCATCTGCGAGGCAGGCTGCTGGCTGGAGCCTGCCGCCACAGGCCAGGGCCTGGTCGGACGTGCAGCACGGCTACTCATCGACTGGGCATTCAACGAACGCGGCATCCACCGTGTGCAGTGGCTGGTGTCGCCGAAGAACATCCCCAGCATCAAGGTGGCCAAGCGACTCGGTATGACCCGTGAGGGCGTCCTGCGCGAAACCTACCTCTACCGTGGCGTCCGCCACGACGCCGAGGTCTGGTCGGTGCTGGCGCGGGAGTGGCAAGCCGTGGGCAGCTGA
- a CDS encoding HD domain-containing protein produces the protein MSLDALPMPDSATSAAALDVATAYHPPALLNHSLRAYVWAAARGAAGNIPFDPELLYVAALFHDIGLVPAFDSHLVAFEEAGGHVAQVFAAGAGWPAERRERLSDVIVRHMWPSVELSADPEGHLLARATATEVIGKDVDDYPTGFRAEVLERYPRLSFSEQFLACFQAQSARKPGSSAAGAMRSGLVGRMAANPLDSPL, from the coding sequence ATGTCCCTCGACGCTCTCCCGATGCCCGACAGTGCGACGTCGGCCGCCGCCCTGGACGTGGCGACCGCATACCATCCCCCCGCGCTGCTCAACCATTCGTTGCGTGCCTACGTGTGGGCGGCCGCCCGCGGAGCGGCAGGCAACATTCCCTTCGACCCGGAACTTCTCTACGTTGCTGCGCTGTTCCACGACATCGGGTTGGTGCCGGCATTCGACAGCCACCTGGTCGCGTTCGAGGAGGCAGGCGGCCACGTCGCCCAGGTCTTCGCGGCTGGCGCCGGGTGGCCGGCAGAGCGCCGCGAGCGACTGTCGGACGTGATCGTCCGCCATATGTGGCCGTCTGTGGAGTTGTCCGCGGACCCCGAGGGGCACCTGCTGGCTCGCGCCACCGCGACGGAGGTCATCGGCAAGGACGTAGACGACTACCCGACCGGCTTCCGGGCCGAGGTGCTGGAACGCTACCCAAGGCTGAGCTTCTCCGAGCAGTTCCTGGCGTGCTTCCAGGCCCAGAGCGCACGCAAACCCGGCAGTTCCGCAGCCGGCGCGATGCGATCGGGACTCGTCGGCAGAATGGCCGCCAATCCGCTTGACTCCCCCCTCTAG
- a CDS encoding NADP-dependent oxidoreductase, translated as MQAITVRDRDAGAGGLALTELPYPHAAENDVIVRVHAAGFTRGELAWPGTWTDRAGRDRTPSVPGHELSGTVAELGYGTTGLTVGQRVFGMADWTRDGSLAEYTAVEARNLAPLPSDVDYIEAAALPISGLTAWQGLFDHGRLTAGQTVLIHGAAGSVGSIAVQLAHEAGAGVIATGRSADRDTALRLGADVFVDLQADRLEDTGKVDVLFDVIGGEILHRSAAAVRAGGTLITTVEPPMVKPEDGRAVFFVVEPDRVRLADLAQRLRNGRLKPIIGEVRALAETPAAFAPGRGRHGKTIVRIVSDGPTEAGPQ; from the coding sequence ATGCAAGCCATCACCGTCCGCGACCGTGACGCCGGTGCCGGCGGACTCGCCCTGACGGAACTGCCCTACCCCCACGCTGCCGAGAACGACGTCATCGTGCGCGTGCATGCCGCCGGCTTCACTCGCGGGGAACTCGCCTGGCCCGGCACGTGGACCGACCGCGCAGGCCGCGACCGGACGCCGAGTGTGCCCGGGCACGAGCTGTCGGGGACGGTCGCCGAGCTGGGGTACGGCACCACTGGGCTTACCGTCGGCCAGCGGGTCTTCGGGATGGCTGACTGGACCCGTGACGGGTCGCTGGCCGAATACACCGCGGTAGAGGCCCGTAACCTCGCCCCGCTCCCCTCGGACGTCGACTACATCGAGGCCGCCGCGCTGCCTATCTCGGGGCTGACCGCGTGGCAGGGCCTGTTCGACCACGGGCGGCTCACGGCGGGACAGACGGTCCTGATCCACGGCGCCGCCGGCAGCGTCGGGTCGATCGCGGTCCAACTCGCACACGAGGCGGGGGCGGGGGTGATCGCTACGGGCCGGTCCGCCGACCGGGACACCGCTCTCCGCTTGGGCGCCGACGTTTTTGTGGACCTCCAGGCGGACCGGCTGGAGGACACCGGAAAGGTCGACGTCTTGTTCGACGTGATCGGTGGCGAGATCCTCCACCGCTCGGCCGCAGCGGTGCGCGCCGGCGGCACCCTCATCACCACTGTTGAGCCGCCCATGGTCAAGCCCGAGGACGGGCGGGCCGTCTTCTTCGTCGTCGAACCTGATCGGGTCAGGCTCGCCGACCTCGCGCAGCGGCTGAGGAACGGGCGTCTCAAGCCGATCATCGGGGAGGTGCGTGCGCTTGCCGAAACGCCTGCGGCTTTCGCGCCCGGCCGCGGCAGGCACGGTAAGACGATCGTCCGCATCGTGTCGGACGGCCCCACGGAGGCAGGCCCGCAGTGA